The Quercus lobata isolate SW786 chromosome 4, ValleyOak3.0 Primary Assembly, whole genome shotgun sequence genome segment taatccaatggtggatttgtcaaaatttatctccaataaaaagatattgaataagatTATAACCTAAgattacaacaaattttgtaactaaattttgtctatatatataaatttaaacttatttcctacttataaaagaaatttaaacttatttcctacttataaaagaaaagatttaaagataattctttttctttaaagcaATGTCTTTTGACAAGAGTTATggacaccccccccccccccccaaaaaaaaaaaaaaaaaaaaaccaagataTATATAGGTACTACTAAgggttttctttaaaaaaaaaaattgtctaagcCTGTAGAAGTTTAGTTTCATTCTAATGTACATATGAATCAACCCTAAGGATAGTCTCAAACTCTCAATACCTTATTTTGTCCCCTAATTTTCATTTATCTAAGAATCCGAGAGAAcctaattttcttgaaaattgcACAGCCTCAAAAACTAAATTGACCAAGCTTTATCATTCCAACTAGTATCGATTGGATGGAtgaatttcataaatttatgatttaaaCCCTAATTTGGACAAACTATTCTAATACTACTAAATGTTGCTACGTTGTAGAGAGCATGCAATTTTTGAGGTAAGCCTTCCAATATTACCTCATTTGGACCAAATTGAAGTAAGAAGGCCACAAATTGAGTGAACAAGAATGGAAAGATTTGTTGAAAATATCAAGTCTGAAGCACAAAAACAATCTGGGGTAGGGGcacacacaaaagaagaaaagttgtCATAAAATATGTATGGTGAGCCTAAAGAGAGTCGGATTTTGCTTCTGATTGGGCTtgtaggattttttattttatttttgatgtcTATTAACAACTTGTTCCCATATAACTCTAGATTACTAGAAAAATTGGGCACAAATTAATTGAGGTGGACACGTGAATTCTTTACTACTATTCTTTTATATCCAAAGTCATTCTCTATGCTACCTCCTTAATTAACAAGTTCGTTTTTTTACTACTatactaatgttattttaagTATTTCTCTACCAATTTCCATTATTTGACTTGAATCGATTACAAGTTCAGTAATTGCTCTCGTCTTACATAAACTTCTCAAGcaaattttcctcattttatCAATAAGGGCTATTTGTGTCCATCATTTAAGGCTCATCAAAGTCATAATGGATAGTGGCTGAAAACGAGGAAATGTCCCATAGATGAATCTATATATAGGAGGGACCTTGATCAAGGGGATAGGTATCAGACTACTTTTACTTTCACCAAATTAATTCTCCTTATCAAGAAACTTTTATAAGGTATTTGAACTATTGGGCCGATACCACACCGATACCGCTGAGCTTTTTGACTTGGGAATGACTGTTGAGTAACTATaccattctctctttctttttctctcctcatcCCTATAAATGTAAGAGTTTCATTAGTAAAATCTCCTTAAAAGATCTATACCAAAGTTGAAGAAGTTCTCACTTCTGTTTCATGTTGCAATTAATCATCAAATATAATTGAGGCCCTAAATTATCCATCGTGATCGTCCAATCAACAATCTACtcctttcaagtttcaactacTTGTGTATATATTGAATGACAAGTTGACAACAACTTGGAGTATCTCagggtaaaagaaaaaaaaaagcatttgaaACTTGGAATTTGATTATAATTCCTGCTTTATAATATAGCAAAAGTATTGAaatgataaataacaataaGTTCAAGCTCAGTTTGAAAAACAAGTTGCAGGGAAACAAATGGTATAACATAGATGCCCGGAAAAATTATAGAATTCTCTGTAATCCCACATACACTATACTGACTAATCACAAGGCATTTCCTTCCCCAAGCATTCATGATGATGAAAGAAACATCAGAATATTCAATATGAATTACATATACAAGCACAAAGGAATGGAGCCAGAAACAACAAAAACCTGGGCATTCAAGTGCTTGTCAATCGGTAGGGATCCAAGGTTTTGTACTGTCTCTCCACTTGACACTGTTTGGTAGAATGAAGCTTTTGAATTGCTGCACAACAGGAAAAACAACACCAAAACAGTGAATTTTGCTTGGCCAGAAGTCCGATTGATAATCCTCTCATTCCATCTGTTCTATTTGTCAGGTTTATTGACCactcaaatctgattttttccCTAGTTTTCAGAGTTTGGACTTGATAGGCCCAAAAGTGCGTCCCAAATACCTTTTTTCAGTCCGGTaaggatttgatttttttctgaGGCTGATGTTGGGGATCAGAGCAGTCAACTATATTGGGGTGTGTATAAATGGCCTTTTCACTTCACTGGTCTTACACCAACGGTACGTAGACGAAACCGATACTGTGGCTGCAactcttcatcatcatcatcatcttcttcttcactagaATCATCTTCAACTCTGTCCCACCTTGCATAGTCTAGAGTTGAGTGTCCCTTAGGTTTCGGAATTGTTTGCCATCCTTTAGTATCTTGTTCTGATTCCTTGTTGCTCTGTACTTTAGAATCTAGTTTCAATGATTCCTTTTTGCTCTGCACTTTAGGGTCTTGATTTAATGATTCCTTGTTGCTCTGAACTTTTGGATCCTGCTTTAATAATTCCTTGTTGCTCTGCACTTTAGGATCTTGTTTTAATAATTCCTTGTTAGTCTGCAATTTAGGGGCAGTAACTGCAGTAGTAGAGGAGATCCTTTTAGGCTCAGATTTGTCTCTTTCTTGTTCATTTGGTTTCTTAGACCTCAGCATCTCAGAGACAATAACTTCAGCATTAATAATAGTCCTATTAACCTCAGCTTTCTGATCTCTTTCTACTACAATTTCTTCTTTGTATTGTTcctcttcatttttatttggtcctgcttcatcttcatcatcttcctcttctaGCTCTGCCTCAGATTCAGGTATTGGAGCAAGTGACTTTCCTTaagcagaaaaaagaaaaaagaaaaaagaaaagaaaagactcATTTACTAATAGTTGGGAGATAACTTCAACCTTATAATCTAGGCTGCATATAAATAATGATTAGGCTAGTTAAGTCAGCtacaatttttcaaataacCTGCAGAATAGTTCATAGAAACCTAAAGGTAATATGGGAAAACATGTCTAAATAAGACATCCTACATCCTAAAGCACGTAGTAGTAGTGAAAAAAGACATTAAATAAGGAGGTAACAAAAAATTAGTGGCCAAGCCTGATTAGGCGATGAGGATCCATAAAATTCTTAGcacaattttcttgaataaataattaagttgAGTTTATAATTTGCATCCAAAGGCATGATAATATCTTTGACAGCCCCTTAGTTTCAACTAAGGCAGATCATAAGTTATAGCAGCTTCATATGACTGCTATAGTGCCACAAACTGGATCAGCATTTGATATGTCGAACCAAGAAGGTAACTACCCTAGATCAAAAGCCAGCCACGATTGTATGAATAATAACCAAGAAATAAATTCACTTATATTGATTGGAAAATGGATAATGGCCCTACAGTATTAGAAGCACCATAGCATAAGGAAAACAGATGAACAGTGATCACATTTCAAATGTGTTTCAGTCAAGTAATCATATGCAGCTAAACAGAAATAATTGGGAAAGAAAACCAGCATCAACCTAATACGGGCAGCAGGTGATGAGGATCTTGATGAAATCCACCAATAGGCCTCATGTTATCCTTTCCAAAATGGttttacaaataaaatcctaaattaCTACTTTGGCAGACAACAAAACATATTAAAGTGATGGCCTGGGCCAAAAGAAGAGATGAGAGTCTACCAATTGTGTCTTCAAACGAGCATGAAGGTTTTGATAAACTTCTGATGATGGATTCAAATCCAAGAGCCTGTTGACATCAAAAAGTGCTGAGTGATACTCCTTAAGGGTTACAAGTGTTTGTGCCCGCAACATTAGCGCTCCAGTGTGATCGCGATCAAGTTCAAGCACTGAGGTACATTCTTCTGCTGCCTAAGATGgaattagggaaaaaaaaagtttatgataaTATCAAACcatatgtgagagagagagagagagagagagagagagagagacaataaTACAAGTGGAAATCTAACCAATGATGATCAAGCCAACTGCTAATTCTTGCTAACAAGGTTTACCTCAATCAGCCATTCAGATTTTAGATAAAACCACTAAACAATTCTTGCTAACAGGGagtaaacaattattttatacgTAGAAGGACAACTGCACGAAAAACTTTTAAAACTTAATCGATggaaaatcttgaaatttaaagCAAAGAATAAGTTTGTTCCTTGTACAAAATTGCAAAAGagttaattgaatttttttttgaattcttatgACTGGCCAAGGATACTTCAACAACAATCCGAGACACACTCCTTCTCTATTAAGTGTGGAATATAAAATGTCTTCTCAAAGGAAAGCATATATACACATCaatccaaaaaaatgaaaagcagatttttttttggggggataagtattagaattttattgcaaaagaaaaggaatacTCTATGTTCACGATGATGAACATAAAGCACCTTGAAAAAGATACAAGAAAATCAATTAGAAGATCTAAGATAGTTGGAAATCAAAAATGGAAGAACAGTTGGTAAAACACCATGTCTGAGACCAATCATACAAAGTATGAAGCAGCAAGGACTTCAATTGCTCAATATATTTCACACTCTCCTCAAAAGTACAGCTGTTACACTTTCCATACTGACCTCATCATGCATGTGTGCACCAAAGTTCCATATATTCGAGGAATGTTTACCTAGCCAATTGCGCCAACCAAAAAGGAGGGATGCTACCTTGTCTGACAACACCCATTGAATCCCAAACATCATAAACACTTCACTCCATAATGATTATGCAATCTCACAATGAATCAAAAGATAATCCACCTTTTCCCCACTGCAAcgacacatacaacaccaattgaCTTGCAATAAACCCCTCTTGATGAGGTTATCAATCGTGAGAATCTTACCCCACGCAGCTAACCACAAAAAGAAAGACACCCTCCTAGGGACCTTCACCCACCAAACACTCTTCTGTGGAAATGAATAAGCATCAGTTCCATCAATAGCATTATAAAAAGAGCGAACATCAAAATGGCCACTCCTATTTAACCTCCAAGACAACTTATCATCCCCCAACCCTCGAGTCAATCATGAAAAT includes the following:
- the LOC115986882 gene encoding protein unc-45 homolog A produces the protein MASAAVNKIERAHQMYREGKYSEALGFYTEALSKAKTNPQKIALHSNRAACFLKLHHFNKAAEECTSVLELDRDHTGALMLRAQTLVTLKEYHSALFDVNRLLDLNPSSEVYQNLHARLKTQLSLAPIPESEAELEEEDDEDEAGPNKNEEEQYKEEIVVERDQKAEVNRTIINAEVIVSEMLRSKKPNEQERDKSEPKRISSTTAVTAPKLQTNKELLKQDPKVQSNKELLKQDPKVQSNKESLNQDPKVQSKKESLKLDSKVQSNKESEQDTKGWQTIPKPKGHSTLDYARWDRVEDDSSEEEDDDDDEELQPQYRFRLRTVGVRPVK